One genomic segment of Candidatus Poribacteria bacterium includes these proteins:
- a CDS encoding tetratricopeptide repeat protein, with the protein MNKGLKIFITYAHKNSEAKDELITSLAVLKQNGLIDVWHDNEILPGDKWRDEIFNNLADSDILLYLTCRYSLASENCNKELTAALNPNIRVIPVILEHCDWQNHQLSDFQALPEKGKPIYDINEWNPESKGWMSVVEGIRKVINEMQSQAKPSPRITPEEIEILAFLAFHRGNFMMMLDQLDEALKAYSRTIELSPSDTAAYTNRGLTYISKGEFDLAIRDYNTAIKLKPDFAMAYNNRGVAYELKGEDARAFQEFDTAVRLDPKEVMAYTNRGMAYSKKGKVDKAIKDLNKAIELDPDCADAYNNRGSVYSLKNEVNNAIADYNRAIELNPQDAVVYYNRGNTYYDGGEVDLAIRNYNTAICLNPDYAEAYHNRGNAYSKKNETDRAIEDYNKAIELKSDYAEAYNGRGNAYYKKGEVNQAIEDYNRAIELDPDYANAYYNRGITYANKDNFDNAIKDYTTVIKLNPYDPEAHYNRGNVYHDTGQIDKSIEDYTKAIHLDPNHVSAYTNRGRAYHKKNEHVLAIKSYTIAIELNPDKVITYFYRGAAYGNKGEVDEAIIDYTKAIELNPDFVMAYTNRGNAYCDKGEVDNAIVDYTTAIKLKPDDDAMGYNNRGIAYGMKDELDRAIEDFNKAIELKSDYADAHSNLGEVYDMKGDIDCAIENFTKAINIDSNHVRAYISRGRAYDKKNEHALAIKDYTKVIELKPDETIAYFYRGVAYGNKGEFNNAIINFTKAIELKGDNPTLNIILYSTRAITYLIKGEFDNAIRDYNKVIKIKPDEANAYYSRGEVWLLMKDWEKAKANLIAAKNMGEEIGVLFFNMHTSIENFEQKTGVQLPEDIAALLTSP; encoded by the coding sequence ATAAAGGGTTAAAGATTTTCATTACCTATGCACATAAAAATTCAGAAGCAAAGGACGAGTTGATAACCAGCCTTGCTGTCCTGAAGCAAAACGGTTTAATAGATGTCTGGCACGACAATGAAATTCTACCCGGAGACAAATGGCGAGATGAAATTTTCAATAACCTTGCCGATTCGGACATTCTCCTCTATCTTACTTGTCGGTATAGTCTTGCCTCTGAAAATTGCAATAAGGAGTTGACTGCTGCACTAAATCCAAACATAAGAGTGATTCCGGTTATCCTTGAACACTGCGATTGGCAAAATCATCAACTTAGCGATTTTCAAGCTCTTCCCGAAAAAGGCAAGCCAATTTATGATATTAACGAATGGAATCCTGAGAGCAAAGGGTGGATGAGTGTAGTAGAGGGCATCCGAAAGGTTATAAACGAAATGCAATCTCAAGCAAAGCCCTCACCCAGAATAACACCCGAAGAAATAGAAATACTTGCTTTCTTGGCATTCCACCGGGGGAACTTTATGATGATGCTGGATCAATTAGACGAAGCGTTAAAAGCTTACTCGCGGACAATTGAACTCAGTCCAAGTGATACAGCAGCATACACCAATCGTGGTCTTACTTACATAAGTAAAGGTGAGTTTGACCTTGCCATTAGAGATTATAATACGGCAATAAAGTTGAAACCAGATTTCGCCATGGCCTATAACAACCGCGGTGTGGCTTATGAACTCAAAGGTGAAGATGCCCGCGCCTTTCAAGAGTTTGACACGGCAGTTAGGCTGGATCCCAAGGAGGTTATGGCCTATACTAACCGCGGCATGGCTTATAGCAAGAAAGGCAAGGTGGACAAAGCTATCAAAGATTTAAACAAAGCGATAGAACTCGATCCTGATTGTGCCGATGCATATAATAATCGAGGCAGTGTTTATAGCCTCAAGAATGAAGTTAACAATGCCATTGCAGACTATAACAGAGCGATAGAACTTAATCCTCAAGATGCTGTAGTCTATTACAATCGTGGTAATACTTATTATGATGGAGGCGAAGTTGATCTTGCCATCAGAAACTATAACACCGCAATATGCCTCAACCCTGATTATGCCGAAGCATATCATAATCGTGGCAATGCTTATTCCAAGAAAAACGAAACCGATCGAGCCATCGAAGACTATAATAAGGCAATTGAACTTAAGTCAGATTATGCCGAAGCATATAATGGACGCGGCAATGCTTACTACAAGAAAGGCGAGGTGAATCAAGCTATTGAAGACTATAATAGGGCAATAGAACTCGATCCTGATTATGCTAATGCCTATTACAATCGCGGCATTACTTACGCTAACAAAGACAATTTTGATAATGCCATAAAAGATTATACCACCGTGATAAAACTCAATCCTTATGATCCCGAAGCACATTACAATCGTGGCAATGTTTACCACGATACAGGGCAGATTGACAAGAGTATTGAAGACTACACCAAAGCCATACACCTAGATCCAAATCATGTCTCTGCCTATACCAATCGAGGCAGAGCTTACCACAAGAAAAACGAGCATGTCCTCGCCATCAAAAGTTATACTATAGCGATAGAACTCAATCCTGATAAGGTTATAACCTATTTTTATCGCGGTGCTGCTTACGGCAACAAAGGCGAGGTTGATGAGGCCATCATAGACTACACCAAAGCGATAGAACTCAATCCTGATTTTGTCATGGCATATACCAACCGAGGCAATGCTTACTGTGATAAAGGCGAAGTTGACAACGCAATCGTAGACTATACCACCGCGATAAAACTTAAACCGGACGATGATGCCATGGGCTATAATAATCGCGGTATTGCTTATGGCATGAAAGATGAATTGGATCGCGCTATTGAAGACTTCAACAAGGCCATAGAACTCAAATCTGATTATGCCGATGCCCATAGTAACCTTGGAGAAGTTTACGACATGAAAGGCGATATAGATTGCGCTATTGAAAATTTCACTAAAGCGATAAATATAGATTCAAATCATGTTCGTGCTTATATCAGTCGCGGCAGAGCTTACGACAAAAAAAACGAGCACGCCCTTGCTATCAAAGATTATACAAAGGTGATAGAACTCAAGCCAGATGAGACCATAGCCTATTTCTATCGTGGCGTAGCCTATGGTAACAAAGGCGAATTCAACAACGCAATCATAAACTTCACTAAAGCCATAGAACTCAAGGGAGACAACCCTACACTCAATATTATACTTTATTCCACACGAGCTATTACTTACCTCATCAAAGGCGAGTTCGACAACGCAATCAGAGACTATAACAAAGTGATAAAGATCAAACCGGATGAGGCAAACGCTTATTACAGTCGTGGTGAAGTTTGGTTACTTATGAAAGATTGGGAAAAAGCAAAAGCAAATTTGATAGCTGCGAAAAACATGGGTGAGGAGATTGGTGTTTTATTTTTTAACATGCACACAAGCATTGAGAATTTTGAACAAAAAACGGGTGTTCAATTACCAGAAGACATCGCTGCCCTGCTAACTTCGCCATAG
- a CDS encoding GxxExxY protein → MNTTLKHKDITQKIIGAAFEVHKFFGNGFQELIYQRALAIELRIAGLEFAREIEQDIFYKDFPKPIGTRRADFVVAGKVLVELKAITELEAVHEAQLLNYLKAYRLEVGLLINFGGKSLRHKRLILSQPNPGRRS, encoded by the coding sequence ATGAACACTACTCTGAAACATAAAGACATAACCCAAAAGATCATCGGGGCAGCATTTGAGGTACATAAATTTTTCGGTAACGGCTTCCAAGAGTTGATTTACCAGCGAGCGTTAGCAATTGAGTTGAGAATAGCCGGACTGGAATTCGCTCGGGAAATTGAGCAGGATATTTTCTATAAAGATTTTCCGAAGCCTATCGGCACACGCAGAGCAGATTTTGTAGTAGCAGGAAAAGTATTGGTGGAATTGAAGGCGATTACTGAATTGGAAGCCGTGCATGAGGCACAACTCTTAAATTACTTGAAAGCGTATCGTTTGGAAGTCGGTTTGTTAATCAACTTTGGTGGGAAAAGTTTAAGACACAAAAGACTGATTCTCTCACAACCCAATCCGGGGCGACGCAGTTGA
- a CDS encoding Gfo/Idh/MocA family oxidoreductase produces the protein MPLNRKIRYGMVGGGPDAFIGAVHRKAAALDGEIDLVAGAFSSSPEKSRQQGTELFLDADRVYASYHEMAEKESQLPEGERIDFVSIVTPNHVHFDVAKTFIEAGFHVVCDKPMTTTIADAESLCSLVKQHDAIFALTHNYTGYPMVKQARELVKEGKLGTLRKIVVEYPQGWLATFLENEGAKQAVWRTDPKQAGASSCIGDIGSHAENLAHYITGLDIEEICADMTTFVEGRLLEDDGNLLVHYENGVRGVLYASQISVGEENNLRIRVYGTEASLEWHQENPNYLYVRFPDGPEQVYKRGNDYLSEIVQHNSRIPFGHPEAFIEAFANIYVNAARTMAAKIAGEAPAEFDTDFPTVQDGARGVHFINAAVESGKQRAWIDASYTPPA, from the coding sequence ATGCCACTAAACAGAAAAATTCGTTACGGCATGGTAGGCGGCGGACCGGACGCGTTCATCGGTGCGGTCCATCGGAAAGCCGCGGCACTCGACGGAGAAATCGACCTTGTCGCTGGCGCGTTCTCATCATCACCCGAAAAATCTCGCCAACAAGGTACTGAACTTTTCCTTGACGCAGACCGAGTCTACGCCTCTTACCACGAAATGGCGGAAAAAGAGAGCCAACTGCCCGAAGGCGAACGCATTGATTTCGTCTCAATCGTAACACCAAACCACGTCCATTTCGATGTCGCCAAAACCTTCATTGAAGCCGGGTTCCATGTCGTCTGTGACAAGCCGATGACCACAACGATTGCTGATGCTGAATCCCTCTGCAGCCTCGTCAAACAGCACGATGCCATCTTTGCGCTGACACACAACTACACAGGTTATCCGATGGTGAAGCAGGCGCGCGAACTCGTGAAAGAGGGGAAACTCGGAACACTCCGCAAAATCGTCGTCGAATATCCGCAGGGTTGGCTCGCCACATTCTTAGAAAACGAAGGTGCGAAACAAGCCGTCTGGCGCACAGACCCCAAACAAGCGGGTGCCTCCTCATGTATCGGAGACATCGGTTCGCACGCGGAGAATTTGGCACACTACATCACAGGATTGGACATTGAAGAAATCTGTGCAGACATGACCACTTTTGTAGAGGGACGCTTGTTAGAAGATGACGGAAATCTACTCGTGCATTATGAAAACGGCGTCCGCGGCGTTCTGTATGCATCACAGATCTCGGTCGGTGAAGAAAACAATCTACGCATTCGCGTCTACGGCACTGAGGCTTCACTGGAATGGCATCAGGAGAACCCGAACTATCTCTATGTCCGTTTCCCGGACGGTCCCGAACAGGTTTACAAACGTGGGAACGACTATCTATCGGAAATCGTCCAGCACAACTCGCGGATACCCTTTGGACATCCCGAAGCATTTATTGAGGCATTCGCAAATATCTATGTGAATGCAGCACGCACGATGGCAGCAAAAATCGCAGGCGAAGCCCCTGCTGAATTTGATACCGATTTCCCGACCGTCCAAGACGGCGCACGCGGCGTACATTTCATTAACGCTGCTGTAGAGAGCGGCAAACAGCGTGCATGGATTGATGCAAGCTACACGCCACCGGCATAA
- a CDS encoding Uma2 family endonuclease, which translates to MDTYKEGTHIPYAPTEDDELYPDSDGKPMAVSDTHRRILTRTLQVLDAHFEERPEVYVSGDILMYYVEGDPRQSVSPDVLVAFGLGKKPRRSYLVWNEGKVPDFAMEFSSKGTYRNDLGRKMELYASLGIQDYFLYDAEGLYLPSPIMGFTLVDGLYVPISADPDGGLHSAALGLDFYVGDVGLGIYDPVADAWLLTPAESAIARADQEAARADQEAAARQRAEAELAELREEIERLKTRS; encoded by the coding sequence ATGGATACCTATAAAGAAGGGACGCATATCCCTTACGCCCCTACAGAGGACGATGAACTTTATCCTGACTCGGATGGAAAACCTATGGCGGTTAGCGACACTCACAGACGTATCCTTACGCGGACGTTACAAGTCCTTGACGCACATTTTGAAGAAAGACCGGAAGTTTACGTTTCTGGCGATATACTCATGTATTATGTCGAGGGTGACCCACGTCAATCGGTTTCACCGGATGTTCTGGTCGCTTTCGGCTTAGGTAAGAAGCCCCGGCGAAGTTATCTCGTCTGGAACGAGGGGAAGGTCCCTGATTTCGCAATGGAGTTCTCCAGCAAAGGCACATACCGCAACGACTTAGGTCGCAAGATGGAACTCTACGCTTCATTGGGAATCCAAGACTATTTTTTATATGATGCTGAGGGTCTATATTTACCCTCGCCTATAATGGGCTTTACCTTGGTTGATGGTTTGTACGTCCCAATTTCGGCAGATCCAGATGGGGGTCTGCACTCCGCTGCACTCGGTTTAGATTTCTATGTCGGTGATGTTGGTTTAGGTATTTATGATCCGGTTGCGGATGCTTGGTTGCTGACTCCTGCGGAGTCAGCAATCGCACGCGCTGACCAAGAAGCCGCACGCGCTGACCAAGAAGCCGCTGCACGCCAGAGAGCCGAGGCAGAACTCGCAGAACTCCGAGAAGAGATCGAACGCTTGAAAACACGCAGCTAA
- a CDS encoding sugar phosphate isomerase/epimerase, protein MARPVTLFTGQWADLTLEELAEKASGWGYDGLELACWGDHFEVDKALADDSYCQGRHDLLAKYGLKVWAISNHLVGQAVCDNIDSRHQGILSETIWGDGDPAGVQERAAEEMKNTARAAAKLGVSVVNGFTGSSIWHLLYSFPPNDPGQIDAGFEDFANRWNPIFDVFDEVGVKFGLEVHPTEVAFDIVTAKRAIEAVNGREAFGFNYDPSHLGYQGVDYVAFLERLSDRIYHVHMKDVWWADTPRLSGVFGGHLNFGDARRNWDFRSIGRGNVNFEEIIRALNNIEYDGPLSIEWEDSGMDREHGARESCAAVKGYDFEPSAVAFDAAFEE, encoded by the coding sequence ATGGCAAGACCTGTAACACTCTTTACAGGCCAATGGGCAGATTTAACATTAGAAGAATTAGCAGAAAAAGCGAGCGGATGGGGCTATGACGGCTTAGAACTCGCCTGCTGGGGCGACCACTTTGAAGTCGATAAAGCACTCGCAGACGACAGCTACTGCCAAGGCAGACACGATCTCCTCGCCAAATACGGACTAAAAGTCTGGGCAATCAGCAACCACCTCGTTGGACAAGCCGTCTGTGATAACATCGACAGTCGGCATCAAGGAATTTTGTCAGAAACCATCTGGGGTGATGGTGATCCCGCAGGCGTTCAAGAACGTGCCGCTGAAGAGATGAAAAACACCGCGCGCGCTGCGGCAAAACTCGGCGTGAGCGTTGTTAACGGTTTCACTGGCAGCTCTATATGGCATCTTCTCTACTCTTTCCCTCCGAACGATCCAGGACAAATTGATGCCGGTTTTGAAGACTTTGCGAACCGTTGGAACCCTATTTTCGATGTCTTTGATGAAGTTGGTGTTAAGTTCGGACTCGAAGTCCATCCGACTGAAGTTGCCTTTGACATCGTCACTGCAAAACGTGCGATTGAAGCGGTCAATGGTAGGGAAGCATTCGGGTTCAACTACGACCCAAGCCATCTCGGTTACCAAGGGGTTGACTACGTCGCCTTCCTTGAACGATTGAGCGATCGAATTTATCACGTCCACATGAAGGATGTTTGGTGGGCAGACACACCGAGGTTATCTGGTGTGTTCGGTGGACACTTGAACTTCGGCGATGCCCGAAGAAATTGGGATTTCCGATCCATCGGCCGCGGCAACGTCAACTTTGAAGAGATCATCCGAGCACTGAACAATATAGAATACGACGGTCCACTCTCCATCGAGTGGGAAGACAGCGGCATGGATCGAGAACACGGTGCCCGTGAATCTTGTGCTGCCGTCAAAGGTTACGATTTTGAACCTTCCGCGGTAGCATTCGATGCTGCCTTTGAAGAATAA
- a CDS encoding sigma factor — translation MKNDDVELIHRVLGGDDSAFPLLVEKYQTTVRELALLKIGDAHIAEEITQDIFLKAHQKLGMLKEPQGFQDWLHVIATRRCIEWIRKKYFLTEAQSK, via the coding sequence ATGAAAAACGATGATGTTGAACTTATTCACCGCGTCCTCGGAGGCGATGATAGTGCCTTCCCATTACTCGTGGAGAAATATCAAACAACGGTTCGTGAACTTGCATTGCTTAAAATCGGAGACGCTCATATCGCCGAAGAGATTACGCAAGACATCTTCCTGAAAGCCCACCAGAAATTGGGCATGTTAAAGGAACCGCAGGGTTTTCAGGATTGGCTTCACGTGATAGCGACACGCCGTTGTATTGAATGGATACGTAAAAAGTATTTCTTAACTGAAGCACAAAGCAAATAG
- a CDS encoding oligogalacturonate lyase family protein — protein MTKGTVHPSESRTFYDRRTGTQIRQVTTASALHHHPFFIIPAYDDAMQRLIFISYRTGTAQIFAEERATGELRQLTDRSDIEEWSVHPSRNGKAVFFTAGTSGWRLDLETLEERELVNFTATAMKEKGMVAAAMGTTSVSYDDRWWAVRFNYPSQLTDGDIGKEAALAIVDTDTGKHDIILRRNSIGHLQFCPDDSNLLYYAGPLTDRVWVIHRDGSGNRRLYAQNVEKNEWITHETWIPGTRELAFVDWPRGVRCVNADTGVIRQVTTFNAWHAICNPAGTRMVADTNFPDIGIQTFDPRDGIGEPQTLCYPNASSIGAHWNGPFPYAGGPVHVYAPQHTHPHPSFSPDGQYIVFTSDRSGYAQIYEVTLNET, from the coding sequence ATGACGAAAGGCACAGTTCACCCATCCGAATCTCGGACCTTTTATGATCGACGCACTGGCACGCAAATCCGGCAGGTGACGACCGCGTCTGCCCTGCACCACCATCCTTTTTTCATCATACCCGCGTATGATGACGCGATGCAGCGGTTGATCTTTATCTCATACCGAACCGGCACCGCACAGATATTCGCCGAAGAGCGCGCCACAGGTGAACTGCGTCAACTGACAGACAGATCCGATATTGAAGAGTGGTCTGTGCATCCCTCGCGAAACGGAAAAGCGGTCTTCTTCACTGCTGGCACAAGTGGCTGGCGACTCGATCTGGAGACATTGGAAGAGCGAGAACTTGTTAATTTCACCGCAACAGCGATGAAAGAAAAGGGAATGGTCGCTGCCGCTATGGGCACAACATCCGTCAGCTATGATGACCGGTGGTGGGCAGTTAGATTCAACTACCCCTCCCAACTAACGGACGGAGACATCGGTAAAGAAGCAGCACTCGCTATTGTAGACACAGACACCGGCAAGCACGATATTATCCTACGGAGAAACAGCATCGGACATCTTCAATTCTGTCCCGATGATTCTAACCTGCTCTACTACGCAGGTCCCCTCACCGATCGGGTATGGGTAATTCATCGCGACGGAAGTGGGAACCGTCGCCTTTACGCGCAGAACGTCGAAAAGAATGAGTGGATCACACATGAAACATGGATTCCGGGGACGCGCGAACTCGCTTTCGTCGACTGGCCCCGAGGCGTGAGATGCGTCAATGCCGATACAGGTGTAATTCGACAGGTGACAACGTTCAACGCATGGCACGCCATTTGCAATCCTGCTGGAACGCGCATGGTCGCAGATACCAACTTCCCAGACATTGGTATCCAGACTTTTGATCCGCGTGACGGCATTGGTGAACCACAAACTCTCTGTTATCCTAACGCTTCATCTATCGGTGCGCATTGGAACGGCCCCTTCCCGTATGCTGGGGGTCCGGTTCACGTCTACGCACCTCAACATACACATCCGCATCCGTCCTTCAGTCCAGACGGACAATATATCGTATTTACATCAGATCGAAGCGGATATGCCCAAATTTACGAAGTAACTCTCAATGAAACATAA
- a CDS encoding beta/gamma crystallin-related protein, giving the protein MPIVIPRLIVEVFQHTNFRGRMGYVVEPVQHTRTIGFQDNISSVRIYKGPNFSSNPNYKAIFYQHVNYRGKKLALGPGFYPNLHDTSYNFADRISSINFGSTLEVVGPEWGTIPLIVDCYEHVEFRGRKITILRDIANLRDAQGRTWFEDRISSIRIFKGPDFPRDGAEVVFYEHPDFEGASIPIRMEPSEYKKELPNLHLLPQNFGDSISAIKIEGWASSGEFTEMVFEDEFIGNNMRPEWRWEDPKGGGAWAERQGYLEMRTEPGQDLWHGPDGRSGDMSAPRLLMEIVGDFAIETRMRISPQLKEHGGLLVWKNPNRFLRLEKTSGPHAFRGDVRFERHVGRSFNLRGRSSGLRNVRELFLRLERRGNQFSSFASDDGIQWRSCGQTNVGMGNSVHVGVHALCPGNIPPTLTRFDFFRVFKRKSEVAEYRPITAVQHDQMTDEERERQEADRRERAMRDMF; this is encoded by the coding sequence ATGCCAATCGTCATACCGCGCCTTATTGTTGAGGTGTTTCAACATACAAACTTCCGAGGCAGAATGGGATATGTTGTAGAGCCTGTTCAGCATACGCGCACCATTGGATTTCAAGACAATATATCTTCTGTTCGTATCTATAAGGGTCCAAACTTTTCATCAAATCCGAACTATAAAGCCATCTTTTACCAGCACGTTAACTACCGCGGTAAAAAGTTGGCACTCGGTCCCGGATTTTATCCAAACTTGCACGATACCTCCTACAATTTTGCGGACAGAATCTCCTCGATTAACTTCGGCTCCACACTGGAAGTCGTTGGACCCGAATGGGGAACGATTCCGCTGATTGTGGATTGCTATGAACACGTCGAATTCCGCGGCAGAAAAATCACTATCCTACGTGATATTGCCAACCTACGCGATGCACAGGGCAGGACTTGGTTTGAAGACCGGATCTCCTCAATTCGTATCTTTAAAGGTCCCGATTTCCCACGAGATGGCGCGGAAGTCGTCTTCTATGAACACCCCGACTTTGAAGGCGCAAGCATACCTATCCGTATGGAACCCTCGGAATATAAAAAAGAGTTGCCGAATCTCCATTTACTCCCACAAAACTTCGGCGATTCTATCTCCGCCATTAAGATTGAAGGATGGGCATCCTCTGGCGAGTTCACGGAGATGGTTTTTGAAGATGAGTTCATCGGGAACAATATGCGCCCAGAATGGCGATGGGAAGATCCGAAAGGTGGCGGTGCATGGGCGGAACGCCAAGGCTATCTGGAAATGCGGACTGAACCCGGACAAGACCTTTGGCACGGTCCAGACGGTAGAAGTGGTGATATGAGTGCACCACGTCTTCTCATGGAAATCGTAGGTGATTTCGCTATCGAAACTCGCATGCGAATCTCGCCACAACTGAAAGAGCACGGAGGTTTACTGGTATGGAAGAACCCAAACAGGTTCCTCCGTTTGGAAAAAACCTCAGGACCGCACGCCTTTAGAGGCGATGTCCGATTTGAACGCCATGTTGGACGTTCCTTCAACTTACGTGGACGAAGTAGTGGACTCAGAAATGTGCGAGAACTCTTCTTACGTCTGGAACGCAGAGGGAACCAATTCTCATCTTTCGCCAGCGATGACGGCATCCAATGGAGAAGCTGCGGACAAACGAATGTTGGCATGGGAAATTCAGTACATGTTGGCGTACACGCACTGTGTCCGGGAAACATCCCGCCAACCTTAACCCGCTTCGACTTCTTCCGGGTGTTCAAGCGGAAGAGTGAAGTCGCTGAATATCGCCCCATTACGGCTGTACAACACGATCAAATGACCGATGAAGAACGCGAACGTCAAGAAGCCGATCGGCGAGAACGTGCCATGCGTGACATGTTCTAA
- a CDS encoding LamG domain-containing protein, whose translation MKNSQCFTIIFLLLALLVWNAQPADAIVGAVEDGLVAYWSFNKDTVKIKTEAADVLNGLVAAVHGDPELAPASDCKVGECILFDGSVDRFLVEDSKPATIDRDWDEITLECWVYINALDDSWNRIISLDDMPANTAVASLYYDDDDNQHGFFVRAGGQSTQAAKDNVLEDIPLEEWLHLVGTYDGATVHYYVNGKQEKRYAMKGGKLSKGGLLLGIGDRSDGCDCDTIQGYIDEFRIYDRVLSAAEVQNNMSATGLDVSPSADHLSTTWAHIKARRR comes from the coding sequence GTGAAAAATTCACAGTGCTTCACAATAATTTTTCTCCTTCTCGCGCTTCTCGTATGGAACGCACAGCCTGCCGATGCAATCGTCGGTGCGGTTGAAGATGGTTTAGTGGCTTACTGGTCTTTCAACAAAGACACGGTAAAGATTAAAACAGAGGCAGCAGATGTTCTGAATGGACTCGTTGCTGCTGTCCACGGTGATCCAGAACTCGCACCCGCCTCCGATTGCAAAGTCGGCGAGTGCATTCTTTTCGATGGTAGTGTTGACCGCTTCCTTGTCGAAGATTCAAAACCAGCGACAATTGATCGTGATTGGGATGAGATTACTTTGGAATGTTGGGTCTACATCAACGCCCTTGACGACAGTTGGAATCGGATTATTTCACTCGACGACATGCCAGCGAACACGGCAGTCGCGAGCCTCTATTACGACGACGATGACAACCAACACGGTTTTTTCGTCAGAGCCGGTGGTCAATCAACCCAAGCAGCGAAAGACAATGTACTGGAAGATATTCCGCTTGAAGAGTGGCTGCACCTTGTCGGCACCTATGACGGTGCAACGGTTCACTACTATGTAAATGGAAAGCAGGAAAAGAGGTACGCCATGAAGGGTGGTAAACTTTCAAAAGGTGGACTTCTCCTCGGTATTGGGGACCGTTCAGACGGATGCGATTGCGATACAATTCAGGGGTATATCGACGAATTCCGTATCTATGACCGCGTCTTGAGTGCAGCAGAGGTTCAAAACAACATGAGTGCCACAGGACTTGATGTCAGCCCTTCTGCGGACCACTTGAGTACGACTTGGGCACACATCAAAGCACGGCGAAGATAA
- a CDS encoding Gfo/Idh/MocA family oxidoreductase — translation METIGIGVIGCDDMGRNLATSAHAVEGLEVICVSDVQEALAEKLAADLNVSWTSDYHELLSDDQVYVVLIATSPLEKIVADTMAAGKYDFHSIVPLDTKGIQQMLIEHLLPPAEFFDNFRNR, via the coding sequence ATGGAAACGATTGGGATTGGTGTTATTGGGTGCGACGATATGGGCAGAAATCTTGCGACGAGTGCCCATGCTGTTGAAGGCTTAGAGGTTATCTGCGTTAGCGACGTGCAAGAAGCACTGGCTGAAAAACTTGCAGCAGACCTCAATGTGTCATGGACATCGGATTACCACGAATTGCTCTCAGATGACCAGGTCTATGTGGTGTTAATTGCGACATCACCTTTGGAGAAGATCGTAGCTGATACGATGGCAGCGGGTAAATATGATTTTCATAGCATAGTACCACTTGACACAAAGGGAATTCAACAGATGCTCATTGAACATTTACTCCCTCCAGCGGAATTTTTTGATAACTTTAGAAACAGGTAG